Proteins from one Deinococcus sp. AB2017081 genomic window:
- the lysA gene encoding diaminopimelate decarboxylase: MSIPRDALQAAADAHGTPLYVYDAAELDAALARVRDAFGDARVYYAMKANPNLTLLRRLHAAGVGFECVSAGELARAEHIGAAGANILVNGPAKSEAEYAAGARLGATFIVDRAEEVSLLPPASRALVRVNPALAVSTHDHLATGAAGSKFGVTLEQAPRVLDALRAAGHDALGLHVHIGSAIRDAGDFTAAFGRLTDLRERTGPLTVLDAGGGWGLDADLHGIAREARHAAQAFGAELWVEPGRYLVARAGQLLTRVVGTKHTGRNFVLVDAGMTELLRPMLYGAVHPVAPLWSAPDQQAWDIAGPACESGDVLARDVPLPTPERGHLLAFAEAGAYGAAMSSTYLTRSRPAEVLCEGDQWTLVRRRETPQDVWAAEE, encoded by the coding sequence GTGAGCATTCCCCGTGACGCCCTGCAAGCCGCTGCCGACGCCCACGGCACGCCCCTGTACGTCTACGACGCCGCCGAACTGGACGCGGCGCTGGCCCGGGTGCGGGACGCTTTTGGGGACGCCCGCGTGTACTACGCGATGAAGGCCAATCCGAACCTGACGCTGCTGCGCCGCCTGCACGCGGCGGGCGTGGGCTTCGAGTGTGTCAGTGCCGGCGAACTGGCCCGGGCCGAGCACATCGGCGCGGCGGGGGCGAACATTCTCGTGAACGGCCCTGCGAAATCCGAGGCGGAATACGCGGCCGGTGCCCGGCTGGGCGCGACCTTCATCGTCGACCGTGCCGAGGAGGTCTCGCTGCTGCCGCCGGCGTCCCGGGCGCTGGTGCGCGTGAATCCGGCGCTGGCGGTCAGTACGCATGACCACCTCGCCACGGGCGCGGCCGGGAGCAAGTTCGGCGTCACGCTGGAACAGGCCCCACGGGTGCTGGATGCCCTGCGGGCAGCCGGTCACGACGCGCTGGGCCTGCACGTCCACATCGGCAGCGCGATCCGTGACGCGGGAGATTTTACGGCCGCGTTTGGCCGTCTGACAGACCTGCGTGAACGAACTGGCCCGCTGACGGTGCTCGATGCGGGCGGCGGTTGGGGCCTGGACGCCGACCTGCATGGCATTGCCCGCGAGGCCCGGCACGCGGCGCAGGCGTTCGGGGCCGAGCTGTGGGTGGAACCCGGCCGTTACCTCGTGGCGCGGGCCGGGCAGCTCCTGACACGGGTGGTCGGCACCAAGCACACCGGGCGGAACTTCGTGCTGGTCGATGCCGGCATGACCGAGCTGCTGCGGCCCATGCTGTACGGAGCGGTGCATCCCGTGGCCCCGCTGTGGAGTGCCCCGGATCAGCAGGCCTGGGACATCGCCGGCCCCGCGTGCGAGAGCGGCGACGTGCTGGCGCGGGACGTGCCGCTGCCCACCCCGGAGCGCGGGCACCTGCTGGCATTCGCCGAGGCCGGGGCCTATGGCGCCGCCATGAGCAGCACGTACCTGACCCGCTCCCGCCCCGCCGAGGTGCTGTGCGAGGGTGATCAGTGGACGCTGGTTCGCCGCCGCGAGACGCCCCAGGACGTGTGGGCCGCCGAGGAGTGA
- a CDS encoding phospholipase A2, which produces MRHVPLTALCTVVLLAACSQSTPEVAQATSTSSYAARPELQDAGSQAILRRYAGDPGLLAALQEAYGERATVLHRPAAPQIGGLDLASERLAYIKRTGWGTVSNYNTQYGAYATSGSLPYPGLDWSRDGCSAPDGLGLGYREDFRPACNGHDFAYRNLKVYQRTDANRLSSDDAFYANMKGICAAKSWYARPACYTAAYAYYEGVRVGGGSSF; this is translated from the coding sequence ATGCGCCACGTGCCCCTCACCGCGCTGTGTACCGTCGTCCTTCTGGCTGCCTGCTCACAGAGCACCCCGGAGGTCGCCCAGGCCACCTCTACCTCGTCGTACGCCGCCCGGCCGGAACTGCAGGACGCCGGCAGCCAGGCGATCCTGCGCCGCTATGCCGGCGACCCCGGCCTGCTCGCCGCGCTTCAGGAGGCTTACGGCGAACGGGCGACCGTGCTCCACCGTCCGGCGGCACCACAGATCGGCGGCCTGGATCTCGCCAGCGAACGGCTGGCGTACATCAAGCGCACGGGCTGGGGCACCGTCAGCAACTACAACACGCAGTACGGGGCCTACGCGACCTCGGGCAGCCTGCCGTATCCGGGGCTGGACTGGTCGCGCGACGGGTGCAGCGCCCCCGACGGCCTGGGCCTGGGCTACCGCGAGGACTTCCGGCCCGCGTGCAACGGCCACGACTTCGCGTACCGCAACCTGAAGGTCTACCAGCGCACCGACGCCAACCGCCTGAGCAGCGACGACGCCTTCTACGCGAACATGAAGGGTATCTGCGCCGCCAAGAGCTGGTACGCCCGGCCCGCGTGCTACACGGCCGCGTATGCGTACTACGAGGGCGTGCGTGTCGGGGGCGGCAGCTCGTTCTGA
- a CDS encoding TetR/AcrR family transcriptional regulator: protein MAGVSVPPASQPQSQPVPDTTRARIQHEAARLFVQGGYHGVSMREVAQAVGVTKPALYHHFADKEALFLSLLDGAVGGLARLVAAASAQHDLRTQLHTLIDGLIASAPEQRVGLQLAGELRHIDAARRAAFEVAYRRVWMGGLTELFEYAAARGELRVDLPPATLTRAFLALLYPLVTGTPPADPPGTARALLAVYLDGATPH from the coding sequence ATGGCGGGCGTGAGTGTTCCGCCCGCATCCCAGCCGCAGTCCCAGCCCGTGCCCGACACGACCCGCGCCCGGATTCAGCATGAGGCCGCGCGGCTGTTCGTCCAGGGCGGCTACCACGGGGTGAGCATGCGCGAGGTGGCCCAGGCGGTCGGGGTGACCAAACCGGCGCTGTATCACCATTTCGCCGACAAGGAGGCGCTGTTCCTGTCGCTGCTCGACGGCGCGGTGGGGGGGCTGGCACGGTTGGTGGCCGCCGCGTCCGCGCAGCACGACCTGCGCACCCAGCTGCACACCCTGATCGACGGTCTGATCGCCAGCGCCCCCGAGCAGCGTGTGGGCCTGCAACTGGCCGGGGAGCTGCGCCACATCGATGCCGCGCGCCGCGCCGCCTTCGAGGTGGCGTATCGCCGCGTGTGGATGGGTGGCCTGACCGAGCTGTTCGAGTACGCGGCCGCGCGCGGGGAGCTGCGCGTGGATCTGCCGCCCGCCACCCTGACGCGGGCCTTCCTGGCGCTGCTGTATCCACTCGTGACCGGGACGCCGCCGGCCGATCCGCCGGGCACCGCCCGCGCCCTGCTGGCGGTGTATCTGGACGGGGCCACCCCCCACTGA
- a CDS encoding TerC family protein: MESLFAWVTQPEAWLAFATLLMLEIVLGIDNVIFISILAGKLPPEQQQRARTVGLMAALLMRLGLLFSITWVYSLKTDLFAIGGMGFSGRDLILIGGGLFLLYKAVVEMHEQLEGHGAAVGAGDAKVTGAVSRGFAATIAQIMVLDIVFSLDSVITAVGMADDIGVMVAAVVVTVAIMLFAARPIGEFVQAHPTVKMLALAFLLLIGVNLVADGFGFKIPKGYTYFAMGFSLAVEFLNLRARRLRAAAAPDPHPEPGVQS; the protein is encoded by the coding sequence ATGGAATCACTGTTCGCCTGGGTGACCCAGCCGGAGGCTTGGCTGGCCTTCGCCACACTGCTGATGCTCGAGATCGTGCTCGGGATCGACAACGTCATCTTCATCTCGATCCTGGCTGGGAAGCTCCCGCCGGAGCAGCAGCAGCGGGCCCGAACCGTCGGTCTGATGGCGGCGCTGCTCATGCGCCTGGGACTGCTGTTCTCGATCACATGGGTCTACAGTCTCAAGACGGATCTGTTCGCCATCGGGGGCATGGGCTTCTCGGGGCGCGACCTGATCCTCATCGGAGGTGGCCTGTTCCTGCTCTACAAAGCCGTGGTCGAGATGCACGAGCAGCTCGAGGGCCACGGCGCGGCGGTCGGTGCGGGCGATGCGAAGGTCACCGGAGCCGTCTCCCGGGGCTTCGCGGCGACGATCGCTCAGATCATGGTGCTGGACATCGTCTTCAGTCTGGACTCGGTGATCACGGCGGTCGGGATGGCCGATGACATCGGGGTGATGGTGGCGGCCGTCGTGGTGACGGTGGCGATCATGCTGTTCGCGGCACGGCCGATCGGCGAGTTCGTGCAGGCCCACCCCACGGTCAAGATGCTGGCCCTCGCCTTCCTGCTCCTGATCGGTGTGAACCTGGTGGCCGACGGGTTCGGGTTCAAGATTCCCAAGGGATACACGTACTTCGCCATGGGGTTCTCGCTGGCGGTCGAGTTCCTGAACCTGCGGGCACGGCGGCTGCGCGCGGCCGCCGCCCCGGATCCGCATCCCGAGCCGGGCGTCCAGTCGTAG
- a CDS encoding NAD(P)H-dependent oxidoreductase subunit E encodes MPVTRLEICTEHLSIDDRENLLDAVWSALRISPGMVTADGNVELTLSQCGATTAPEDAPLVRVDGHEYRNVTPERLVTLMKRWSR; translated from the coding sequence GTGCCCGTCACCCGTCTGGAAATCTGTACCGAACACCTGTCCATTGATGACCGCGAGAACCTGCTGGACGCCGTCTGGAGTGCCCTGCGGATCAGTCCGGGCATGGTGACAGCCGACGGGAACGTCGAACTCACCCTGAGTCAGTGTGGGGCCACGACCGCCCCCGAGGACGCCCCGCTCGTCCGGGTGGACGGCCACGAGTACCGCAATGTCACGCCTGAGCGGCTCGTCACCCTGATGAAGCGCTGGTCGCGCTGA
- a CDS encoding S41 family peptidase, whose amino-acid sequence MPSTASVWRRSVTLRVLVAGSVLGVAAHASPATDLFRAAADEVARDYYGWSAADLDTLTRKYRAVLDERCAAQTETCPYGTAREVLTQLFTELGDAHTSVRDPDAARRLDEISRNLPVQRSGVRVVRVDGGLLVVSVIPGSPAAEAGLQARDVLTTVNGQAAGRRGLENAAVGPNEFTKLEREWETLAVTVRRAGAADVALSLETTALAPRDEPTLAWAGTDGQVAVVTIPSFLPADSADLFLKRVQEAQARGARGLVVDLRFNSGGGLNQCVAAASIFAPVTYRMQFRWGAQTMLGLNGGVPRRPPAPGTPPPATRVWSGPAAVLVGPDTASCAEVFAYYAQQAGVPAVGEVTRGVCNSGVTFEALPDGGLLTVTVLRGFLTETQPLPERVTPDVVAPLDVAALTTTGRDTTLEAALGALRAPAALSPAPP is encoded by the coding sequence GCTCCGTCACCCTGCGCGTCCTGGTCGCGGGCAGCGTCCTGGGCGTGGCCGCCCATGCCAGCCCCGCGACCGACCTGTTCCGGGCCGCAGCCGACGAGGTGGCGCGCGACTATTACGGCTGGTCGGCGGCGGATCTGGATACCCTGACCCGCAAGTACCGTGCGGTGCTGGACGAACGGTGCGCCGCCCAGACCGAGACATGCCCGTATGGCACGGCGCGCGAGGTGCTGACCCAGCTGTTCACCGAACTCGGCGACGCCCACACCAGCGTCCGCGACCCCGACGCCGCCCGGAGGCTCGACGAGATCTCCCGCAACCTGCCGGTACAGCGCTCGGGCGTCCGGGTCGTGCGGGTGGACGGCGGCCTGCTGGTGGTATCGGTGATCCCGGGCAGCCCGGCGGCCGAGGCCGGCCTGCAGGCGCGTGACGTCCTGACCACCGTGAACGGCCAGGCGGCCGGTCGGCGCGGCCTGGAGAACGCGGCCGTGGGGCCGAACGAGTTCACGAAGCTGGAACGCGAGTGGGAGACGCTGGCCGTCACCGTCCGGCGGGCCGGTGCAGCCGACGTCGCCCTCAGTCTGGAAACCACGGCCCTCGCGCCACGCGACGAACCGACCCTCGCGTGGGCCGGTACGGACGGGCAGGTGGCGGTCGTCACGATTCCCTCCTTCCTGCCGGCCGACTCGGCCGACCTGTTCCTCAAGCGGGTGCAGGAGGCCCAGGCACGGGGCGCCCGGGGACTGGTCGTGGACCTGCGCTTCAACTCCGGTGGGGGGCTGAACCAGTGTGTGGCCGCAGCGAGCATCTTCGCGCCGGTGACGTACCGCATGCAGTTCCGCTGGGGAGCCCAGACCATGCTGGGACTCAACGGGGGCGTGCCCCGCCGCCCCCCTGCGCCGGGCACGCCCCCGCCCGCCACGCGGGTGTGGTCAGGCCCGGCCGCCGTGCTCGTCGGCCCCGACACCGCGTCGTGTGCCGAGGTCTTCGCGTATTACGCCCAGCAGGCCGGCGTGCCGGCGGTGGGTGAGGTGACGCGCGGGGTGTGCAACAGCGGCGTGACCTTCGAGGCCCTGCCCGATGGCGGCCTGCTCACGGTCACGGTGCTGCGCGGCTTTCTCACCGAGACCCAGCCCCTTCCGGAACGGGTCACGCCCGACGTGGTCGCTCCGCTGGACGTGGCGGCGCTGACCACCACGGGCCGGGACACGACGCTGGAGGCGGCACTGGGAGCGTTGAGGGCGCCGGCAGCGCTGAGTCCGGCACCACCGTGA